The following are encoded in a window of Oncorhynchus mykiss isolate Arlee chromosome 31, USDA_OmykA_1.1, whole genome shotgun sequence genomic DNA:
- the pdgfrl gene encoding platelet-derived growth factor receptor-like protein, whose protein sequence is MKPCWVLLTLAILWQELQNGACQQVNRRKEAGENRIRPGGKRAKVRYPKLKEKEAGGRGQSILTQVLDKGRFLRLGESVSLSPGNNIELRCKGSNIGWSYPIYLDTFNDSRLSIKKSDKYSQFILTSPSAADTGMYSCWVTLCDGSECLKDPDRTSRTYIYFPDKDDLFVPSTIHFEIVYLRPDRTAVIPCRVTSPLAKVSLHREVPPEEMEVDGTLVSYDPTKGFILQKPSPEHQGVFYCKAVTKAIPQISTKYQLLYVEVPSGPPYVTIEASLSSARGGDNINITCTVLGEPEMDVTFTWTYPGQNLRPVSVRDSWRLINRGMGHTTRISQSVIAVDDLETIDFGRYICRAKNKLGETAVATSVHSN, encoded by the exons ATGAAGCCCTGCTGGGTCCTTTTAACTCTGGCCATACTCTGGCAGGAGCTCCAAAATG gtGCCTGCCAGCAGGTCAATCGTAGGAAGGAGGCGGGAGAGAACCGCATCAGGCCTGGAGGCAAGCGGGCCAAGGTTCGCTACCCCAAACTGAAGGAGAAGGAGGCAGGAGGAAGAGGGCAGTCCATCCTGACCCAGGTCCTGGATAAGGGCCGTTTCCTGAGGCTGGGAGAGAGCGTGAGCCTCAGCCCTGGTAACAACATAGAGCTGCGTTGTAAAGGCAGTAACATCGGCTGGTCCTACCCTATCTACCTGGACACCTTCAATGACTCCCGACTCAG CATCAAGAAGAGTGACAAATACAGCCAGTTTATCCTGACGTCTCCCTCTGCTGCCGACACAGGGATGTACAGCTGCTGGGTCACACTGTGTGACGGATCGGAGTGTCTCAAAGACCCCGACCGCACCTCCAGGACTTATATCTACTTCCCAG ACAAGGATGATCTCTTCGTCCCCTCCACCATCCACTTTGAGATTGTCTACCTGCGTCCGGACAGGACTGCTGTTATCCCATGTCGTGTGACCAGTCCGCTGGCCAAGGTGTCCCTGCACAGAGAGGTCCCCCCAGaagagatggaagtggatggGACACTGGTCTCCTACGACCCAACCAAGGGCTTCATCCTCCAGAAGCCCAGTCCAGAGCACCAGGGAGTGTTTTACTGTAAGGCTGTGACCAAAGCCATCCCACAGATCTCCACAAAGTACCAGCTGCTTTACGTGGAGG TGCCCAGTGGCCCACCATACGTTACCATTGAAGCGTCCCTTTCCTCTGCGAGGGGAGGAGACAACATCAACATCACCTGTACTGTCCTGGGAGAGCCAGAGATGGACGTCACCTTCACATGGACCTATCCTGGACAG AACCTCCGTCCTGTTAGTGTGCGTGATTCGTGGAGGCTGATCAACAGAGGAATGGGACACACCACCCGCATCTCTCAGAGCGTCATAGCCGTTGATGACCTGGAGACCATCGACTTTGGAAGATACATATGCAGAGCCAAGAACAAGCTTGGGGAGACCGCTGTGGCCACCAGTGTCCACTCTAACTAG
- the mtus1a gene encoding microtubule-associated tumor suppressor 1 homolog A isoform X5 gives MLWSMKLSLVNIHVRLAAKGLLRNLQQLSGCRKNTGVFYTVDKNRPRATPRSHPQPQQQSPAPLPPQRDGHPDLVLAEGRAGGMESYRAPCERKNQSLHQLQGLLAASNCKFEAIVVVLQQTLAEHDEVIKQRRDLSQELMTLKGELVNSARSCELLEREKDEVCRALEGVLQTMQEQHHTELAQLEERLRVFYQAEWDKIHLTYQEEADRCKALMEQQMTELRTSHEAVTLELEASNSEQIQVVKQQYEESLKEFRQAHERELQTLDKKLKEAEATLSGQIQELIEENTTLNHRIKAEEDQRRELAERSQKDSHTLYLEQELESLKVVLDIKNKQLHQQDHKLMQMAKMTEKSVKLDECLKKVQQENEDLKARMDRHAALSRQLSTEQAVLQESLHKESKVNKRLSMENEELIWKLHNGDPSSPHKLSPTSPSHHSLGLQSPRSSAVFTSPIQSPRSSAVFSSPPVSPR, from the exons TGGACAAGAACAGACCGAGGGCGACACCACGGAGCCACCCACAGCCTCAACAGCAGTCACCAGCGCCACTGCCGCCCCAGAGGGATGGGCATCCAGACCTGGTGCTGGCGGAGGGAAGAGCGGGGGGCATGGAGAGCTACCGGGCACCGTGTGAGAGGAAGAACCAGAGCCTCCATCAGCTCCAGGGACTCCTGGCCGCAAGTAACTGCAAATTTGAGGCCATTGTTGTGGTGCTGCAGCAGACCCTGGCAGAG CATGATGAGGTCATTAAGCAGCGCAGGGACCTGTCCCAGGAACTGATGACCTTGAAGGGAGAGCTCG TGAACTCGGCCCGCTCGTGTGAGTTGTTGGAGCGGGAGAAGGATGAGGTGTGTAGGGCATTGGAGGGCGTGCTCCAGACGATGCAGGAGCAGCACCACACAGAGCTGGCCCAGCTGGAGGAGAGGCTCAGGGTGTTCTACCAGGCCGAGTGGGACAAGATCCACCTGACCTACCAGGAGGAGGCAGACCGGTGCAAGGCCCTCATGGAGCAGCAG ATGACGGAGTTGAGAACCAGCCACGAGGCTGTGACGTTAGAGCTGGAGGCCAGCAACTCTGAACAGATCCAAGTGGTTAAACAGCAGTATGAAGAGTCTCTAAAAG AGTTCCGTCAAGCTCATGAGCGGGAGCTGCAGACATTGGACAAAAAACTGAAGGAGGCTGAAGCCACTTTATCT GGCCAGATTCAGGAGCTCATCGAGGAGAACACGACCCTGAACCACAGGATAAAGGCAGAGGAGGACCAGAGGAGGGAGCTGGCTGAGAGAAGTCAG AAGGACTCCCACACCCTGTATCTGGAACAGGAACTGGAGAGCCTCAAGGTAGTGCTGGATATCAAGAACAAACAGCTGCACCAACAGGACCACAAACTGATGCAGATGGCCAAAATG ACGGAGAAAAGTGTTAAGCTGGACGAATGCCTTAAAAAAGTCCAGCAGGAGAATGAGGATCTGAAAGCCCGCATGGACAGACATGCTGCTCTGTCGAG ACAACTGTCCACAGAGCAGGCGGTGCTGCAGGAGTCTCTCCATAAGGAATCAAAGGTGAACAAGCGTCTGTCTATGGAGAATGAGGAGCTCATCTGGAAGCTGCACAATGGGGACCCAAGCAGCCCCCACAAGctgtcccccacctctccctcccaccaTTCCCTCGGCCTCCAATCACCTCGCAGCTCTGCCGTCTTCACCAGCCCCATCCAATCACCTCGCAGCTCTGCCGTCTTCTCCAGCCCTCCAGTCTCACCCAGATAA
- the mtus1a gene encoding microtubule-associated tumor suppressor 1 homolog A isoform X7, with translation MGCSGSRACLSPPCSGDRHDEVIKQRRDLSQELMTLKGELVNSARSCELLEREKDEVCRALEGVLQTMQEQHHTELAQLEERLRVFYQAEWDKIHLTYQEEADRCKALMEQQMTELRTSHEAVTLELEASNSEQIQVVKQQYEESLKEFRQAHERELQTLDKKLKEAEATLSGQIQELIEENTTLNHRIKAEEDQRRELAERSQKDSHTLYLEQELESLKVVLDIKNKQLHQQDHKLMQMAKMTEKSVKLDECLKKVQQENEDLKARMDRHAALSRQLSTEQAVLQESLHKESKVNKRLSMENEELIWKLHNGDPSSPHKLSPTSPSHHSLGLQSPRSSAVFTSPIQSPRSSAVFSSPPVSPR, from the exons ATGGGCTGCTCAGGGAGCAGAGCGTGCCTTAGCCCTCCCTGCTCTGGAGACCGG CATGATGAGGTCATTAAGCAGCGCAGGGACCTGTCCCAGGAACTGATGACCTTGAAGGGAGAGCTCG TGAACTCGGCCCGCTCGTGTGAGTTGTTGGAGCGGGAGAAGGATGAGGTGTGTAGGGCATTGGAGGGCGTGCTCCAGACGATGCAGGAGCAGCACCACACAGAGCTGGCCCAGCTGGAGGAGAGGCTCAGGGTGTTCTACCAGGCCGAGTGGGACAAGATCCACCTGACCTACCAGGAGGAGGCAGACCGGTGCAAGGCCCTCATGGAGCAGCAG ATGACGGAGTTGAGAACCAGCCACGAGGCTGTGACGTTAGAGCTGGAGGCCAGCAACTCTGAACAGATCCAAGTGGTTAAACAGCAGTATGAAGAGTCTCTAAAAG AGTTCCGTCAAGCTCATGAGCGGGAGCTGCAGACATTGGACAAAAAACTGAAGGAGGCTGAAGCCACTTTATCT GGCCAGATTCAGGAGCTCATCGAGGAGAACACGACCCTGAACCACAGGATAAAGGCAGAGGAGGACCAGAGGAGGGAGCTGGCTGAGAGAAGTCAG AAGGACTCCCACACCCTGTATCTGGAACAGGAACTGGAGAGCCTCAAGGTAGTGCTGGATATCAAGAACAAACAGCTGCACCAACAGGACCACAAACTGATGCAGATGGCCAAAATG ACGGAGAAAAGTGTTAAGCTGGACGAATGCCTTAAAAAAGTCCAGCAGGAGAATGAGGATCTGAAAGCCCGCATGGACAGACATGCTGCTCTGTCGAG ACAACTGTCCACAGAGCAGGCGGTGCTGCAGGAGTCTCTCCATAAGGAATCAAAGGTGAACAAGCGTCTGTCTATGGAGAATGAGGAGCTCATCTGGAAGCTGCACAATGGGGACCCAAGCAGCCCCCACAAGctgtcccccacctctccctcccaccaTTCCCTCGGCCTCCAATCACCTCGCAGCTCTGCCGTCTTCACCAGCCCCATCCAATCACCTCGCAGCTCTGCCGTCTTCTCCAGCCCTCCAGTCTCACCCAGATAA
- the mtus1a gene encoding microtubule-associated tumor suppressor 1 homolog A isoform X6: MLWSMKLSLVNIHVRLAAKGLLRNLQQLSGCRKNTGVFYTVDKNRPRATPRSHPQPQQQSPAPLPPQRDGHPDLVLAEGRAGGMESYRAPCERKNQSLHQLQGLLAASNCKFEAIVVVLQQTLAEHDEVIKQRRDLSQELMTLKGELVNSARSCELLEREKDEVCRALEGVLQTMQEQHHTELAQLEERLRVFYQAEWDKIHLTYQEEADRCKALMEQQMTELRTSHEAVTLELEASNSEQIQVVKQQYEESLKEFRQAHERELQTLDKKLKEAEATLSGQIQELIEENTTLNHRIKAEEDQRRELAERSQDSHTLYLEQELESLKVVLDIKNKQLHQQDHKLMQMAKMTEKSVKLDECLKKVQQENEDLKARMDRHAALSRQLSTEQAVLQESLHKESKVNKRLSMENEELIWKLHNGDPSSPHKLSPTSPSHHSLGLQSPRSSAVFTSPIQSPRSSAVFSSPPVSPR, translated from the exons TGGACAAGAACAGACCGAGGGCGACACCACGGAGCCACCCACAGCCTCAACAGCAGTCACCAGCGCCACTGCCGCCCCAGAGGGATGGGCATCCAGACCTGGTGCTGGCGGAGGGAAGAGCGGGGGGCATGGAGAGCTACCGGGCACCGTGTGAGAGGAAGAACCAGAGCCTCCATCAGCTCCAGGGACTCCTGGCCGCAAGTAACTGCAAATTTGAGGCCATTGTTGTGGTGCTGCAGCAGACCCTGGCAGAG CATGATGAGGTCATTAAGCAGCGCAGGGACCTGTCCCAGGAACTGATGACCTTGAAGGGAGAGCTCG TGAACTCGGCCCGCTCGTGTGAGTTGTTGGAGCGGGAGAAGGATGAGGTGTGTAGGGCATTGGAGGGCGTGCTCCAGACGATGCAGGAGCAGCACCACACAGAGCTGGCCCAGCTGGAGGAGAGGCTCAGGGTGTTCTACCAGGCCGAGTGGGACAAGATCCACCTGACCTACCAGGAGGAGGCAGACCGGTGCAAGGCCCTCATGGAGCAGCAG ATGACGGAGTTGAGAACCAGCCACGAGGCTGTGACGTTAGAGCTGGAGGCCAGCAACTCTGAACAGATCCAAGTGGTTAAACAGCAGTATGAAGAGTCTCTAAAAG AGTTCCGTCAAGCTCATGAGCGGGAGCTGCAGACATTGGACAAAAAACTGAAGGAGGCTGAAGCCACTTTATCT GGCCAGATTCAGGAGCTCATCGAGGAGAACACGACCCTGAACCACAGGATAAAGGCAGAGGAGGACCAGAGGAGGGAGCTGGCTGAGAGAAGTCAG GACTCCCACACCCTGTATCTGGAACAGGAACTGGAGAGCCTCAAGGTAGTGCTGGATATCAAGAACAAACAGCTGCACCAACAGGACCACAAACTGATGCAGATGGCCAAAATG ACGGAGAAAAGTGTTAAGCTGGACGAATGCCTTAAAAAAGTCCAGCAGGAGAATGAGGATCTGAAAGCCCGCATGGACAGACATGCTGCTCTGTCGAG ACAACTGTCCACAGAGCAGGCGGTGCTGCAGGAGTCTCTCCATAAGGAATCAAAGGTGAACAAGCGTCTGTCTATGGAGAATGAGGAGCTCATCTGGAAGCTGCACAATGGGGACCCAAGCAGCCCCCACAAGctgtcccccacctctccctcccaccaTTCCCTCGGCCTCCAATCACCTCGCAGCTCTGCCGTCTTCACCAGCCCCATCCAATCACCTCGCAGCTCTGCCGTCTTCTCCAGCCCTCCAGTCTCACCCAGATAA